A genomic window from Persephonella sp. includes:
- a CDS encoding YbaB/EbfC family nucleoid-associated protein, whose amino-acid sequence MFNLGNLGDMMKMMKTMQENMAKAKEELRNEEIIVEVGGGMVKIVVNGLGEAKDVFIDKSLLTEDNHEILQDLLVAAINEANARAKEVMTEKLSQAAGMLGNIPGLNNLL is encoded by the coding sequence ATGTTTAATTTAGGAAATTTAGGCGATATGATGAAGATGATGAAAACAATGCAGGAAAATATGGCCAAGGCAAAAGAGGAACTGAGAAATGAAGAGATTATTGTTGAAGTTGGCGGTGGAATGGTAAAGATAGTAGTTAATGGTCTTGGAGAAGCAAAGGATGTTTTTATAGATAAATCCCTCTTAACAGAAGACAACCATGAAATACTGCAGGATTTACTTGTTGCAGCAATAAATGAAGCAAATGCAAGGGCAAAAGAAGTTATGACAGAAAAGCTATCTCAAGCTGCAGGAATGCTTGGGAATATTCCGGGGTTGAATAACTTACTCTAA